TATTATCCACgttctttttaaatgattaaaaacgGGCTTAAATGACAATCACTATGATGATACAAGCACCCATGTTtgctttaaagtctttattatcCTGAATATAAAAGACAGAAGTCCTCTAGGATATAACAGAGTTCTTTACGtggaaacattatttttttacaagtgaaaaaataaatacctCTTGGAATAAAGGCTTATATGCTAATATGTGCCATAAAAAAGTAGAGTTTTAATATTGACAAAATGTCTGTGCAAAGAAACAAATGCATAAACACATTACTGCTACATTAAGGCAATATGGAAAGTATACTCAGAAATCTCAGTAAAGTGACAGTGTAGGTTTCTAGCTTTAACGAAGCTAGTATTGCACCCGATAAGGTCATCTAGGTTTCCCAACATCCTAGAAAACCCACAAGCTGACCAGCGTCCAAAATTCCCAAGtgggagtggaaaaacatgattaagaatacagaaacaaacaaacaaacaaaaaacccgaAACCCCTCTATAAGATAGAGGGTCAACAAAAAGTTAATACTTAAGCATTtactaccaaaaaagaaaaaagcatacaATATCTAGGACATCTATGATAAGGCTGTAAAAGGCTTGATGGCTCAAGCAAAAGCAACCCCACTGGGTGAAGCTGGAGCAGGGTGCGTGGGAGAACTCACAAACCACTCCTAGTTTGTATGCCACGAAGCTTTGTCTCGGTGAGCAATGCTCTCCCTTCCAAGGAACATGTGCTCCCTTTTCAACCTTAAATTAAAATGTTCCCCCAACTCAAGAGGCCCAAGGAGTGCCAACTACTACACAGAAATCATCTAACTAAACTGGTAGTATTTTATCACTGAAAGGCTTGGGGACGCGGtaagaagggagggagaagggataggaAACCATCCATGTGGAGTGATCTGTTTTCCACTGGCCAAACTGGTTTAAATCTGACAATGCTGTtgcccactttaaaaaaaagtccccGAATCGATTTTCAAATCTGTTTGCCTCCCAATCATTCTTGAACAAGttagaaaaaacagaaatgacaTTAAAACGATgactatctctttaagaaaaattttcctattaaaaatgtCCGGAGCTCCATGACCCGTATAAAAAGAACCAAGTAAATCCTTAAAATGAATTCTTACAAAATTGGCTGCAGGTAGGAAACTTACCTTGGGATACATTAAGGAGACTTAAAACATCATTTTCTAAAAGGTACCCACTTTAGGGTTAGGCTGCCACTTAACTGATGTCAAAGATTTTTCCTGATTCCTTACTTGATCATAAAAAGTAGGAAAGTCCAAGGAATGTGTCTGGGTCCCAGAGCTCCTCCTGGTCGCCACCCAACAGGTGCTGATTCTACACATGGTACATTTTGGCGGTGAGTCGTAGTTATATTCTttctattcttccttttttttcccctatacgTTGCATGGCAGATGGGTGTTGGAGTAGTTTTCTCTCTCCACAGTCTATCATTTTTATAGCTTATACTAGTGCAGTTCATGGAGACATGGCATGTCCGGTAAGTGCACAGCAGATCAGATCACAGTCAGGTTGAGAAGACTGGTGTGCGTTGGCAGGTAGACGTGCTGGATGTGGTCCACCCGTGATCTGCAGACGGGACACGACTAGAAAAGAAGCCGGCACTACAGGTTAGGACCCCCTCACAGATCTGGGTCTTCAGTGTTTACCTGTGGTACCTGTTACAGTGCATTTCCTAAATACACTGTGGTCACAATTATTTCTAGCTTTTCACTGGGAGAGATCTTTTCTTTCTAACCAGTTTGTAAGTTTGCACTTGACAAAGGATTGAAAATAAAGAttatggtacacatatacaatggaatattacccagccattaaaagaatgaaataatgccatatgcagcaacatggatgggcctagagattgtcatacacagtaagtcaggcagagaagaaatatcgtatgacatcccttatgaaagtgaaagtgtgattgctcagtcgtgtctggctctttgcgacccatggactgtagctcaccagggctcctctgtccatggaattctctaggcaagaatactggagtgggttgccattcccttctccaggggatcttcctggctcagggatcgaacctgggtctcctgcattgcaggtggattctctaccatctgagtcacaagggaagtctgACATCCTATACaggtaaaaagttaaaagaaatgatacaaatgaacttacttataaaacagaaagagacagactTAGACAATGAACTTATGATTGCCAGGGGGGAaaatggggagaagggatagtcagggagtttgggatggacaggtacacactgttacatttaaaatggatagccaacaaggacctactgtatagcacagggaacgctgttcaatgttatgtggcagcctggatgggaggcgagtttgggggagaaaggatacataTCTATggatggctgagttccttcactgttcacctgaaactatcacaacattattaactgGCTACACCCCAAcactaaataaaaagtttaaaaagtaaataaaactaaaGATTATGAAAAAGTATAAACTGAAGGAAATTAATCACGCTTTCAGTCAGACCCTTCCAGAGACTGTGTCCTTGGCTAGTTGGCTTGGGCAACATCACTGGGCAGATGCCATGTGGCCAGGGAGCATGGCTGCTCCAGTCACAGGACAGtcacacccccccgcccccgccacccccaccccaaggctgGCCTCTCAGCAAGCAGATCCCCTTCTCAACCACAGGGGAGCCTTAGGTGTGAGGGTCAGACTAGGTGGACAGAAAAAGGCAAATTTATGACCACTCCTGAAGAAAGAGTGTGTTGCATAGCCTAAGGAAGGATGCAGGCATCCTCTTGGCTCATGTGTAGCCCTAAAAATAGTTCTGAAATTAGCAGCTTCTTAAGGACTAGAAGTTATTTAGGGCTAATTTTACATAAAACCACAGCGACATGTAGCTAACAGTTCTGGGGgaagaaaacaaactgaaaaaattaTTGTAAAAGGAAACGCAAGGTGCAAGAAAGGAAAACCTACTATGTAAGAGGTACTTTTATTTTGtgtacaaattttaaaagtagtttgACTTGCTAACAGAGCCAATCCAAGGGGATCTGAGAGGCACAGTTggtaataaaaggaaatgaatcaTAAATAATCAGGCAACAACCTATTGAGAGTTAACCATCACCCAAAACTCTAAGAATTCTTCCCCAAATAATAAGTAAGTAAAAGACACCATCCTCCTAAATGTCAGGAAGCagagaaaacatgaaacagaaaaggAGTTGACCAGCCCAACAGGCCTGGATCCCAGTACCCAGCTCAGCCAACCAACTAAATCTGAGCCTCGTTTCCAGGACTGGAAAGAAGCCTGTGGTTTAGTAATTACATTGTCGAGAAGACTGTCCTAACCTATACTGTTTCCTAAGGGCCACACCTTCCTAGTCACCAAATACAAAGACCTTCCCCGGGTGGACATGGACATTCTCCATCAGTGCCTCCACAAGTCAGCACCTGGCCCGTGGCAGCCAGCTAAGCAGCAGCCCCTCATCTGGAGCCATGTGGACCCTCACCTGGAGCCAGGCAGCCCCCTCACCTGGAACCAGGGAGACCCTCACCTGGAACCAGGCGGCCCCCTCACCTAGAGCCGGGTGGACCCTCACTTAGAGCTGGGCGGCCCCTTCACCTATAATCAGGTAGACCCCCTCACCTGGAGCCAGGCAGCGCCCCTCACTTGGAGCCAGGCGGCCCCCCTCACCTGGAGCCAGGCAGCCCCCTCACTTGGAGCCAGGCGGCCcccctcacctggagccagacggCCTCCTCACCTGGAGCCAGGCGGCCCCCCTCACCTGGAGCCAGGCGgccactcacctggagccaggcgGCCCCTCACCTGGAGCCAGGCGGCCCCCCTCACCTGGAGCCAGGCGGCCCCCTCACTTGGAGCCGGTGGACTCTCACCTGGAGCCAGGTAGACCCCCTCTCCTGGAGCCAGGCAGCCCCCTCACTTGGAGCCGGTGGACTCTCACCTGGAGCCAGGCGGCCCCCTCACTTGGAGGCGGTGGACCCTCACCTGGAGCCAGGTAGACCCCCTCACCTGGAGCTGGGCGGCCCCCTCACTTGGAGCCGGTGGACCCTCACCTGGAGCCAGGCAGCCCCCTCACCTGGAGCCAGGCGGCCCCCTCACCTGGAGCCAGGTAGACCCCCTCACCTGCAGCTGGGCAGCCCCCTCACTTGGAGCCGGTGGACCCTCACCTGGAGCCAGGTAGACCCCCTCTCCTGGAGCCAGGCAGCCCCCTCACTTGGAGCCAATGGACCCTCACCTGGAGCCAGGTAGACCCCCTCTCCTGGAGCTGGGCGGCCCCCTCACTTGGAGCCGGTGGACTCTCACCTGGAGCCAGGTAGACCCCCTCTCCTGGAGCCAGGCGGCCCCCTCACTTGGAGCCGGTGGACTCTCACCTGGAGCCAGGCGGACCCTCACCTGGAGCCAGGCGGCCCCCTCACCTATAACCAGGTAGACCCGCTCACCTGGAGCTGGGCGGCGCAGCTCTCGCAGCACACGGTGTGGCCGCAGGGGCAGAAGGCCGAGTTGATCTCGCCCTCGCAGCAGAGCACGCACAGCATGGCCTCCTTGAGCTTGCGCAGCTTCTCCTGGAGGGCACGGGTCTGCTGGCAGCCGAGGCCCTCACAGCTGCTGCAGCTGGTACTGCTCTCCGAGGACTTCAGGGGAGAGTTCGGGGGGCTGGGGTCGCTTCTGGGCAGGAGGTCCACCACACCCGCGTTATACAGAGCCCTCCTGGCGTGGTCGTACGCCTCCTTGGAGGTTCTTTTAATATCGAAGACATACTTCTTGCCCAGGTTGATGTTTTCATTCAGAAAGAGAGAAGCCAGGTGGCCCTTCAGGTCTCGGCTGTACTGCATCATGACGGCACTGGTCACCGTGTCACACCTACAGACAGAGACGCAACACCCAACTCAGTGCTGACAGGCCTGGGGGTCCCCACAAGCCGGACCttaaatgctgcagtgaacagggAGGCTCATGTCCTCAGACATTTAACATGCTTGTCTGCATGCTTGAAAATAAATCCTTCCACTCTCGTATGTGTTAAGCATCTCAATGATGCCACCTCTATGTCTCCTCAAATGTCTCCTGAGGAAGGACCTCTGGTCCGGCAGCGGTGAACACAGAGGGCACCTTCCCCTCCAGGGACAGTAGCTACAGTCGAAAGCAGCTTATGGTGAGAAAAGGGGCGTTTTTCTTTGTAACCTTGGATTTATGCTACAAATTTTCCATTCTGCTTCACAGTGTGtctattttaacataaaaaagtTCATTTGCTTGTCAATTACATTTTGTAGCTTTTGATTTTCCAAGTATTTGAGTCAAATCACAACGCTAAAGCACCCTCAGAAATGAGGGAATCAATATGGTTATTGAGGGATCCTCACCACACACCGAGGACTCAGGGCAGCTACTCTCCCAGGGAGGAAAAACAACTTGGGTCTTCCTGCAGGGAAAGGGCAAAAAGAGCGGCTGAACAAGCCCTCGCTCAGGGTTACCTCGGCGGGGCGGGCGCGGGGTGAGGAAATGGGCTGAGAGCTGAGCAGTGGAGCGAGTCTGTGCAGCTCACACTCACACCCTCCACGCCACACGCACACGTCCTGAAGGAAAGCAGGATGATGCTGAGAAGGACCCCTGCTAGGGCAGAAACAAAGGGCTCACAAATAGCCGATTTCTTAAACTCTGTACACAGTTCACTGACACAATGATCCCAGGAACTATAGGAGGCTTGCTGTCACCTGGAAACCTCAGCCCCAAGGCAGACACTGGGGTCATGGAACACAGAGGGGTACGTGCCTGTAAAACGCGTGCGTCTCTGTGATGGCTCGGTAGAGCCCACTGGCCGCCCTGGTGCTGATCATCTTGAACAAGAGCACGATGCTATTCCCAGACTCCTTGGTGACGGTCAGGTACACGTTCTTCCCTGACTGGGTGGCCATCTGCACCACGGGGTAAGCGATCCTGAAAGGGGGTAAGAGAAAAGTGAGCGAGCTCAGGGGAGGTCCGCCACTGCATAGGCACCTAGTGAGGTTCCCATGTGCTGTGGCCCAGCCATAAAACCAGATGTTCAAATAAGACCGTCAGATAAGCACTCTGCTTGCAAGTTATAAAGGATCATTGAAAAGCACTTGGGGTAAGTGAAGAGGAGCGTTGGAGTGAGTTTTGGGGGACTGTGTGTAGGTGAAATGAGATTTTTATAGCCGTGAATGACATTTGAGAAATATTAACTCTGCCACATCAGTACACTTAagcctgcatttaaaaaaaataatggaatggTTATCAAGGCCTGAATAAAATGAACGCACCTACCCCAAATGAAACATGTTATCCCTAAAGGATGACTGTCTAATAAATTCCTCTCCATTTCCTATTTTCACGATCACAAGAGTATATACACACTTAGGTCTAAACAAATTTAAGACTTGGGATACCTATTAATTGGGCTGAAGTCATCTTTACAAATGGAGATTCCTTCAGGTCCAACCCCAATGAGGAGCTTCTGCCCCTCGCTGTCCCTCACAGAATGCCATTCAATGCCGTAGTTTTCCATCGCCGACACAATCTGCAAAACT
This genomic stretch from Dama dama isolate Ldn47 chromosome 7, ASM3311817v1, whole genome shotgun sequence harbors:
- the MYLIP gene encoding E3 ubiquitin-protein ligase MYLIP, producing the protein MLCYVTRPDAVLMEVEVEAKANGEDCLNQVCRRLGIIEVDYFGLQFTGSKGESLWLNLRNRISQQMDGLAPYRLKLRVKFFVEPHLILQEQTRHIFFLHIKEALLAGHLQCSPEQAVELSALLAQTKFGDYNQNTAKYSYEELCAKELSSATLNSIVAKHKELEGTSQASAEYQVLQIVSAMENYGIEWHSVRDSEGQKLLIGVGPEGISICKDDFSPINRIAYPVVQMATQSGKNVYLTVTKESGNSIVLLFKMISTRAASGLYRAITETHAFYRCDTVTSAVMMQYSRDLKGHLASLFLNENINLGKKYVFDIKRTSKEAYDHARRALYNAGVVDLLPRSDPSPPNSPLKSSESSTSCSSCEGLGCQQTRALQEKLRKLKEAMLCVLCCEGEINSAFCPCGHTVCCESCAAQLQSCPVCRSRVDHIQHVYLPTHTSLLNLTVI